One Pseudomonas brassicacearum genomic region harbors:
- a CDS encoding acyl-CoA dehydrogenase family protein — protein sequence MNLHQFAETHDVTNQPPSLDGANLYRIDLPLQQWSQRFGAGWAQARIDEYGALAGGPLMEAGFLANQNKPVFSSHDRYGHRVDLVEFHPAYHQLMRTAVEHGLPSLPWAHPQPGAHVARASLTYLHSQAEAGTGCPLTMTFASVPALRVQPDLAEQWLPKVLATEYDPRNVGMAHKAGVTLGMAMTEKQGGTDVRANTTKAYPVGASGPGQAYELVGHKWFCSAPMCDAFLTLAQTDKGLTCFLLPRHRPDDTRNQFYIQRLKNKLGNCSNASSEVEFRGALAWMIGEEGRGVPTIIEMVAMTRFDCMVGSSALMRQALSQASHHCAHRKVGGRLLSEQPLMQNVLADLALESESALALSLRMGRALDHLSDEHEAKFARLVTAVGKYWICKRAPAMINEAAECMGGAGYVEDSILPRLYREAPVNSTWEGSGNVQCLDVLRALSKEPGVLEVLFAELGDGHGDKRLAGHIQQLQAAFKDTDDIQYRARQLTEDIAVGLQAKLLLEAGNNDVSDAFIASRLGSAGRVYGALPRGLNVEAIVARSTPHGF from the coding sequence ATGAACCTGCACCAGTTCGCCGAAACCCACGATGTCACCAATCAGCCGCCCTCCCTGGATGGCGCCAACCTGTATCGCATCGACCTGCCGCTGCAGCAGTGGTCGCAGCGTTTCGGCGCTGGCTGGGCGCAGGCGCGGATCGATGAGTACGGTGCGCTGGCCGGCGGGCCGCTGATGGAGGCTGGATTTCTGGCCAACCAGAACAAACCGGTATTCTCCAGCCATGACCGTTACGGCCACCGTGTCGACCTGGTGGAGTTCCATCCCGCTTATCACCAGTTGATGCGCACCGCCGTCGAGCATGGCCTGCCCAGTCTGCCTTGGGCGCATCCGCAACCCGGCGCCCATGTCGCCCGGGCCTCGCTGACTTATTTGCATAGCCAGGCCGAAGCCGGCACTGGCTGTCCGCTGACCATGACCTTCGCCAGCGTGCCGGCGTTGCGCGTGCAGCCGGACCTGGCCGAGCAATGGCTGCCGAAGGTGCTCGCCACCGAATACGACCCGCGCAATGTCGGCATGGCGCACAAGGCCGGGGTCACCCTGGGCATGGCAATGACCGAAAAACAGGGTGGCACCGATGTGCGGGCCAACACCACCAAGGCCTACCCGGTAGGCGCCAGCGGCCCGGGCCAGGCCTATGAGTTGGTGGGTCACAAGTGGTTCTGTTCGGCGCCGATGTGTGATGCTTTCCTTACGCTGGCCCAGACCGACAAGGGCCTGACCTGCTTCCTGCTGCCGCGCCATCGCCCGGACGACACCCGCAATCAGTTCTACATCCAGCGGCTGAAGAACAAGCTGGGCAACTGCTCCAACGCCTCCAGCGAAGTCGAGTTCCGCGGCGCCCTGGCCTGGATGATCGGTGAAGAAGGGCGAGGCGTGCCGACGATCATCGAGATGGTCGCCATGACGCGGTTCGATTGCATGGTCGGTTCCAGCGCGTTGATGCGCCAGGCGTTGAGCCAGGCCAGTCATCACTGCGCACACCGCAAGGTCGGTGGCAGGCTGTTGAGCGAGCAGCCGCTGATGCAAAACGTCCTGGCCGACCTGGCGCTGGAAAGTGAGTCGGCATTGGCCTTGAGCCTGCGCATGGGCCGGGCGTTGGACCACTTGAGTGACGAGCACGAAGCCAAGTTCGCCCGACTGGTGACGGCGGTGGGCAAATACTGGATCTGCAAGCGCGCCCCCGCGATGATCAACGAAGCCGCCGAATGCATGGGCGGCGCTGGCTACGTCGAAGACAGCATCCTGCCGCGCTTGTACCGGGAGGCACCGGTCAACTCGACGTGGGAGGGCTCTGGCAACGTGCAGTGCCTGGATGTGTTGCGGGCCCTGTCCAAGGAGCCCGGGGTCCTGGAAGTGCTGTTTGCCGAACTGGGCGATGGCCACGGCGACAAGCGCCTGGCCGGTCACATCCAACAGTTGCAGGCAGCGTTCAAGGACACCGATGACATCCAGTACCGCGCCCGGCAATTGACCGAAGACATCGCCGTCGGCCTGCAAGCCAAGTTGTTGCTGGAGGCGGGCAACAACGACGTCAGCGATGCCTTCATCGCCAGCCGCCTCGGCTCGGCAGGCCGGGTGTACGGGGCCTTGCCTCGAGGGTTGAATGTCGAGGCGATTGTCGCCCGCTCGACCCCGCACGGCTTTTAA